One genomic segment of Ferrimonas sp. YFM includes these proteins:
- a CDS encoding GntR family transcriptional regulator, whose product MSQATPIVHKTRTQLVVEVLREKILSGDIKAGEPLRQSALAEELNVSRIPVREALVQLEAEGLVKFEAHKGATATELSVEQASELFELRALIEPDLLAKSIPNLTQDQLDAAEAVLAQLESAFREENGINMWSELNTQFHSALYLGANRPQAMEVVKSLNTNSDRYIRLQLLLTGGIPRAENEHRELLELCRQGKVQEAATLLTNHILHAKSGVERLVQEHVNNQQ is encoded by the coding sequence ATGAGTCAGGCCACTCCCATTGTTCACAAGACCCGAACCCAACTTGTGGTGGAGGTTTTGCGTGAAAAGATCCTCTCCGGCGACATCAAAGCCGGAGAGCCACTGAGGCAGAGTGCACTGGCCGAAGAGCTGAACGTCAGCCGCATCCCGGTTCGAGAAGCCCTGGTGCAGCTGGAAGCCGAAGGCCTGGTGAAGTTCGAAGCCCACAAGGGCGCCACCGCCACCGAGCTCTCCGTCGAGCAGGCCAGCGAATTGTTTGAACTGCGCGCCCTCATCGAGCCCGACCTGCTGGCCAAGTCCATCCCCAATCTGACCCAGGACCAACTGGATGCCGCCGAAGCGGTATTGGCTCAGCTGGAGTCCGCCTTTCGGGAAGAGAACGGCATCAATATGTGGAGTGAGCTCAATACTCAATTCCACTCGGCCCTGTACCTGGGCGCCAATCGTCCCCAGGCGATGGAGGTGGTGAAGAGCCTCAACACCAACTCCGATCGCTACATCCGTCTGCAGTTGCTGCTGACCGGCGGCATCCCCAGGGCGGAAAACGAGCACCGTGAGCTGCTTGAGCTGTGCCGGCAGGGCAAGGTTCAGGAAGCGGCTACCCTTCTTACCAACCACATCCTGCATGCCAAATCCGGCGTTGAACGCCTGGTGCAGGAGCACGTCAATAATCAACAATAA
- a CDS encoding aldehyde dehydrogenase (NADP(+)), with amino-acid sequence MNQISGQHLINGQWTGEPEAGFSSFDPERNEPLPWQFSEANTEQLEAAVAAADSAFMDYRLWSAERRAQLLEAMADAIDALGERLTQVAAQETALPEARLNGERGRTCGQLRLFAQLLRQPKQPAIIDLAQPDRQPLPKPDIRLDQLPLGPVAVFGASNFPLAFSAAGGDTASALAAGCPVVIKGHPAHPATSELVAQAVLSAIEKVDAPRGVFNLLQSSSPKLSQDLVRAAEIQAVGFTGSFRVGQLLSQIAAERPQPIPFFGELGSINPQLLLPRMLAESAEVLAEQQHGSMMMGQGQFCTSPGLVLMLKGEGSDRYLTTLARLVEQQAPGTMLTPGIARAYAETADALVSSEGVSLVAQGQTCAHVNQSQALVANCSGDTLAANPDLLEEVFGPCTLVVTFDSPQQLLEAIRALPGQLTASVHGTEQEMLSEQTLMLELAYRVGRLIANQMPTGVEVCHAMQHGGPWPASTHSQSTSVGAEAIKRFTRPLAWQNLPQSLLPEHLCDQSSTPQLRY; translated from the coding sequence ATGAACCAGATATCAGGACAGCACTTAATCAACGGCCAGTGGACCGGGGAGCCCGAGGCAGGATTCTCGAGCTTTGATCCCGAGCGCAATGAGCCCCTTCCCTGGCAGTTCAGCGAAGCCAATACAGAGCAACTTGAGGCTGCCGTGGCCGCAGCCGACTCGGCCTTCATGGACTATCGTCTCTGGTCAGCAGAGCGCCGGGCCCAGCTGCTGGAGGCCATGGCCGACGCCATCGACGCTCTGGGGGAGAGACTGACCCAGGTTGCGGCGCAGGAAACCGCCCTGCCCGAGGCCCGCCTCAACGGCGAGCGGGGCCGCACCTGTGGCCAGTTGCGACTGTTTGCCCAACTGCTGCGCCAGCCGAAACAGCCGGCCATCATCGACCTGGCTCAGCCGGACCGACAGCCTCTGCCCAAGCCGGATATCCGGCTGGATCAGCTGCCTTTAGGACCGGTGGCCGTCTTTGGCGCGTCCAACTTCCCCCTGGCCTTCTCTGCCGCCGGCGGCGATACCGCCTCGGCCCTGGCCGCCGGATGCCCTGTGGTAATCAAGGGCCATCCGGCCCATCCGGCCACCTCAGAGCTAGTGGCCCAGGCCGTTCTGTCGGCCATAGAGAAAGTGGACGCCCCCAGAGGAGTATTTAACCTGCTTCAGAGCAGTTCGCCGAAGCTGTCTCAGGATCTGGTCCGGGCTGCCGAGATTCAGGCTGTGGGCTTTACCGGCTCCTTCAGGGTGGGCCAGCTGCTCAGCCAAATCGCCGCCGAGCGCCCCCAGCCCATCCCCTTCTTCGGTGAACTTGGCAGCATCAATCCTCAGCTGTTGCTGCCCCGGATGCTGGCAGAGAGTGCCGAGGTACTGGCCGAGCAACAACATGGCTCGATGATGATGGGCCAGGGGCAGTTCTGCACCAGCCCCGGACTGGTGCTGATGCTCAAGGGGGAAGGCAGTGACCGCTATTTGACGACACTCGCCCGTCTGGTGGAGCAGCAGGCGCCAGGCACCATGCTCACCCCGGGCATCGCCAGGGCCTATGCCGAGACCGCCGACGCGCTGGTGTCATCAGAGGGAGTCAGCCTTGTGGCCCAGGGTCAAACCTGTGCCCACGTCAACCAGAGTCAGGCCCTGGTGGCCAATTGCAGCGGCGACACCCTGGCGGCCAACCCAGATCTGTTGGAAGAAGTATTTGGCCCCTGCACCCTGGTGGTGACCTTCGACAGTCCCCAGCAACTGCTGGAGGCGATACGTGCCCTGCCTGGTCAGCTCACCGCCTCTGTCCATGGCACCGAGCAGGAGATGCTGAGTGAGCAGACTCTGATGTTGGAGCTGGCCTATCGGGTCGGTCGCCTTATCGCCAATCAGATGCCCACCGGCGTTGAAGTGTGCCACGCCATGCAACATGGTGGCCCCTGGCCCGCTTCCACCCACAGCCAATCCACCTCTGTGGGCGCCGAGGCGATAAAACGCTTCACCCGTCCCTTGGCCTGGCAGAACCTGCCCCAAAGCCTGTTGCCCGAGCATCTTTGTGACCAGAGCAGCACGCCTCAGCTGCGTTACTGA
- a CDS encoding 4-hydroxyproline epimerase — MLKGTFACIDAHTCGNPVRLVTSGHPNLKGSTMSEKRQDFLAHHDWIRRALMFEPRGHDMMSGAFLYPPCSDQADAAILFIETSGCLPMCGHGTIGTVTAALEAGLITPKIPGQLILDVPAGQLQVAYQQSGGKVDWVRLTNVPSYLAHRDIELTVPGLGTLTVDVAYGGNYYVIVEPQSRFPGLRHWRADEILRWSPLVRQAARDTLECIHPLDPTVQGISHVLWTGDPLDTDSDGANAVFYGDKAIDRSPCGTGTSARMAQRHAKGLLATGEQYVHESIIGSQFIGRVEATTEVGPYPAILPSIQGWARVTGHNTITVDDEDPYAFGFQVT, encoded by the coding sequence ATGTTAAAGGGAACCTTTGCCTGCATCGATGCCCACACCTGTGGCAATCCGGTGCGCCTGGTGACCAGCGGCCATCCGAATCTCAAGGGCAGCACCATGAGCGAGAAGCGCCAGGATTTCCTGGCGCACCATGACTGGATTCGCCGAGCACTGATGTTCGAGCCCAGGGGGCACGACATGATGTCCGGTGCCTTCCTCTATCCGCCCTGCTCCGACCAGGCCGATGCCGCCATCCTCTTTATCGAAACCTCTGGCTGCCTGCCCATGTGCGGTCACGGCACCATAGGCACGGTGACCGCCGCCCTGGAGGCGGGGCTGATCACGCCCAAAATCCCGGGGCAACTGATACTGGACGTGCCTGCCGGGCAGCTACAGGTGGCCTACCAACAAAGCGGCGGCAAGGTGGACTGGGTCCGGCTGACCAATGTTCCCAGCTACCTGGCCCACAGGGATATCGAACTGACGGTGCCGGGACTGGGCACCCTCACGGTGGATGTGGCCTACGGCGGCAACTACTATGTCATCGTCGAGCCCCAGAGCCGGTTTCCCGGGCTGCGTCACTGGCGCGCCGATGAGATCCTGCGTTGGAGTCCCCTGGTGCGTCAGGCCGCCCGGGACACACTGGAGTGCATCCACCCGCTGGACCCGACGGTGCAGGGGATCTCCCATGTGCTGTGGACCGGGGACCCACTCGATACAGACTCCGACGGCGCCAATGCGGTGTTCTATGGTGACAAGGCCATCGACCGCTCGCCCTGTGGCACAGGCACCAGCGCCCGTATGGCCCAGCGCCACGCCAAAGGACTGCTGGCCACCGGGGAGCAATATGTGCATGAGTCCATCATCGGCAGTCAGTTTATCGGACGGGTGGAAGCCACCACCGAAGTGGGCCCCTACCCCGCCATCCTGCCCTCCATTCAAGGCTGGGCCAGGGTAACCGGCCACAACACCATTACCGTGGACGACGAAGACCCCTACGCCTTCGGCTTTCAGGTTACGTAG
- a CDS encoding dihydrodipicolinate synthase family protein translates to MKVTWNGVYPAISTQFHDDGSINFESNARMLNQLIDDGIDGIIALGTVGENCSLSPEEKRAFLKHTVAVAAGRIPVISGCAETTTEFAKSFVKDAEKLGVDGIMLLPGMVYRANREETLYHYQQVSRATTLPIMIYNNPVTYGVDVDLEMTQILAQEDNIVAIKESTTDTRRITELHNQFDDRFIVFCGVDDIALESLMLGATGWISGLTNVFPRESVAIMKLARAGRYDQAREIWRWFLPLLRLDTVPHLVQCIKFAEQLAGRGSENVRAPRLPLSGAERQRVTKVYEDAIATRPDLSQFNLD, encoded by the coding sequence ATGAAGGTAACCTGGAACGGCGTTTATCCGGCGATCTCCACCCAGTTTCACGACGATGGCAGCATCAACTTTGAGTCCAATGCCCGCATGCTCAACCAACTGATTGACGATGGCATCGACGGCATCATCGCCCTGGGCACGGTCGGCGAGAACTGCTCCCTGAGCCCAGAGGAGAAACGGGCCTTTCTCAAGCACACGGTGGCAGTGGCCGCCGGCCGCATACCGGTGATCAGCGGCTGCGCCGAAACCACCACGGAGTTTGCCAAGAGCTTCGTCAAAGATGCGGAAAAGCTTGGGGTGGACGGCATCATGCTGCTGCCCGGCATGGTGTATCGTGCCAACCGTGAGGAGACCCTGTATCACTATCAGCAGGTGTCCCGGGCCACCACCCTGCCCATCATGATCTACAACAACCCGGTGACCTATGGTGTGGATGTGGACCTGGAGATGACCCAGATACTGGCCCAGGAGGACAACATCGTCGCCATCAAGGAGTCCACCACAGACACCCGCCGCATCACCGAGCTTCATAACCAGTTTGACGATCGCTTCATTGTGTTCTGCGGCGTCGACGACATCGCCCTGGAGAGCCTGATGCTGGGCGCCACCGGCTGGATCTCCGGCTTGACCAACGTCTTTCCCAGAGAATCTGTGGCCATCATGAAACTGGCACGAGCCGGTCGCTATGACCAGGCCAGGGAGATCTGGCGCTGGTTCCTGCCCCTGTTACGGCTGGACACCGTGCCCCACCTGGTCCAATGCATCAAATTTGCCGAGCAGTTGGCGGGAAGAGGCAGCGAGAACGTACGGGCCCCCAGGCTGCCCCTCTCCGGCGCCGAGCGGCAACGGGTGACCAAGGTGTATGAAGACGCCATCGCCACCCGGCCTGATCTGAGTCAATTCAATCTGGACTGA
- a CDS encoding proline racemase family protein, with amino-acid sequence MKFDVPKELALEGITTLDAHTEGEPLRIITGGYPPVFGRTLLEKRRYLTEHLDQYRTLLMHEPRGHADMYGCLITEPVTPGADFGVLFLHNEGYSSMCGHAILAVTQVAAKCGVIKASPTPREIRIDAPAGLIRARIWQEQGEIKSDFLNVPSWAESLNGCVDVAGLGPVEYDIGFGGAYYAYVDADALGIDCSSDNVAALIRHGRAIKQAVMAAHSLTHPLEEDLGFLYGTIFTSSECAPGHHSKHVCVFADGEVDRSPTGTGVAGRIALLHAKGEVELGQSLTIESIVGGRMTVTATESMAFHGKQSVLPRVSGRAWITGSHRFVLEPSDPFSQGFFLR; translated from the coding sequence ATGAAGTTTGACGTGCCTAAGGAGCTGGCCCTGGAGGGGATCACCACCCTGGATGCTCATACCGAGGGTGAGCCCCTGAGAATCATAACCGGTGGCTACCCACCTGTATTTGGCCGGACCCTGTTGGAGAAGCGCCGCTATCTGACCGAGCATCTGGACCAGTATCGCACCCTGCTGATGCATGAGCCCAGGGGCCATGCGGACATGTACGGTTGCCTGATCACCGAGCCTGTGACCCCGGGGGCGGATTTTGGCGTGCTGTTTCTCCATAACGAAGGCTACTCCAGCATGTGTGGTCACGCCATCCTGGCGGTGACCCAGGTGGCGGCAAAGTGTGGCGTCATCAAGGCCAGCCCAACCCCCAGGGAGATCAGAATCGATGCCCCGGCCGGCCTGATCCGTGCCAGGATCTGGCAGGAGCAGGGGGAGATCAAATCCGATTTCCTCAATGTCCCCTCCTGGGCTGAGTCCCTTAACGGCTGTGTGGACGTGGCCGGGTTGGGGCCGGTGGAGTACGACATCGGCTTTGGCGGCGCGTACTACGCCTATGTGGATGCCGACGCCTTGGGTATCGACTGCAGCTCAGACAATGTCGCCGCCCTGATTCGTCACGGCAGGGCCATCAAGCAGGCGGTGATGGCGGCCCACAGCCTTACCCATCCGCTGGAGGAGGATCTCGGTTTTCTGTACGGCACCATCTTCACCTCATCCGAGTGTGCCCCCGGCCACCACAGCAAACATGTGTGCGTTTTTGCCGACGGCGAGGTGGACCGCAGCCCCACAGGTACCGGGGTGGCGGGGCGCATTGCCCTGCTGCATGCCAAGGGTGAGGTGGAACTGGGCCAAAGCCTGACCATTGAGAGCATCGTTGGTGGGCGGATGACGGTCACTGCCACCGAATCGATGGCATTCCATGGCAAGCAGTCGGTGCTGCCCAGAGTGAGTGGCAGGGCCTGGATCACCGGCTCCCACCGGTTCGTGCTGGAGCCCTCCGATCCCTTCAGCCAGGGATTTTTCCTGAGGTGA
- a CDS encoding FAD-dependent oxidoreductase produces the protein MSESILVIGGGVIGLSLAWELQSQGADVTVLERDEPGRGASFGNAGHFATEQVFPLADPALLPQIPKMLLDPLGPFRIRLRYLPKALPWMLRFLVNMTPGRRRRNQHALSAINERAVADWRTLLASIGAQSLMSERGSLLVFESTGLAEQQQMAAGFRQAGVRVERLDAKQLQALEPALSSSLTGGLLFPDTGHSVDPFAICQALVAALKQSEVNFVQGEAQSLDASGVVTLKGGGRLQADKVVVCAGAWSRPLAAQLGHSVPLDTERGYHLMVQADSGLTRPVSSAERKFIVTPMAQGTRLAGTVEFAGLQAPMNPKRAQILLPHAKALLPEMNGQPGEPWMGFRPSLPDSLPVLSASCSPRVYFSFGHQHLGLTQAATSARLMASLMSGRPPDVDLAPYRIDRFC, from the coding sequence ATGAGTGAGTCGATTCTGGTTATCGGAGGGGGTGTCATCGGACTGAGCCTGGCTTGGGAGCTGCAGAGCCAGGGAGCGGATGTCACCGTGCTGGAGCGGGATGAGCCTGGCCGGGGCGCCTCCTTTGGCAACGCCGGTCACTTTGCCACCGAGCAGGTGTTTCCTTTGGCCGATCCTGCGCTGTTGCCGCAAATTCCCAAAATGCTGCTCGATCCCCTGGGACCGTTTCGAATCCGGTTAAGGTACCTGCCCAAAGCGCTGCCCTGGATGCTGAGGTTTTTGGTCAACATGACGCCCGGTCGTCGTCGCCGCAATCAGCATGCTTTGAGTGCCATCAACGAGCGGGCGGTGGCGGACTGGCGCACCCTGCTGGCCTCCATCGGCGCACAGTCGCTGATGAGTGAGCGTGGCAGCCTGCTGGTGTTTGAGTCTACCGGACTGGCAGAGCAGCAGCAGATGGCCGCCGGTTTTCGTCAGGCGGGGGTTCGGGTAGAGAGATTGGATGCCAAGCAGCTTCAGGCGCTGGAGCCGGCGTTATCCTCCTCACTGACCGGTGGGCTGCTGTTCCCGGACACCGGCCACAGCGTCGACCCCTTCGCCATCTGTCAGGCGCTGGTGGCCGCCCTTAAGCAGAGCGAGGTGAACTTTGTCCAGGGGGAGGCCCAGTCCCTCGATGCCAGTGGCGTGGTCACTCTTAAGGGGGGAGGGCGGTTGCAGGCGGACAAGGTGGTGGTCTGTGCCGGTGCCTGGTCCCGGCCCCTGGCCGCTCAGCTTGGCCATTCCGTGCCCCTGGATACCGAGCGGGGCTACCACCTGATGGTTCAGGCCGACAGTGGGCTCACTCGCCCGGTTTCCAGTGCCGAACGAAAATTCATCGTCACTCCCATGGCCCAGGGAACCCGGCTGGCGGGCACCGTGGAGTTCGCCGGGCTCCAGGCCCCCATGAATCCGAAGCGTGCCCAGATATTGCTGCCCCACGCCAAGGCACTGTTGCCCGAGATGAACGGGCAACCGGGAGAGCCCTGGATGGGATTTCGCCCCTCTTTACCGGATTCCTTGCCGGTGCTTTCCGCCTCCTGTTCTCCCAGAGTGTATTTCAGCTTTGGTCATCAGCACCTGGGGCTGACCCAGGCGGCCACCAGTGCCCGTTTGATGGCGTCATTGATGTCAGGCCGCCCTCCAGACGTGGATCTCGCTCCCTACCGCATCGACCGCTTCTGCTGA
- a CDS encoding carboxymuconolactone decarboxylase family protein, whose protein sequence is MLNFTLYSDSDAPSKSKPLLADSRRDFGMIPNLHGVMAESPQLLQAYKMTHQLFCESSFNDVERTIVWQTINGFHECHYCLPAHTAIAHGMGVDAGLIDALKVGAPLDDPRLQLLRDTTLALVRERGRLSDAQLQAFLSAGFSKANLLDMVLAIGQKVMSNYTNHLARTPLDEAFKPYS, encoded by the coding sequence ATGCTCAATTTTACTCTTTACTCCGATAGCGATGCCCCCAGCAAGAGCAAACCGCTGCTGGCGGACTCTCGCAGGGACTTTGGCATGATTCCCAATTTGCATGGGGTGATGGCGGAGTCACCGCAGCTGTTGCAGGCCTATAAGATGACACACCAGCTGTTCTGTGAGTCCAGTTTCAATGATGTGGAGCGCACCATTGTCTGGCAGACCATCAACGGCTTCCATGAGTGCCACTACTGCTTGCCGGCCCACACCGCCATTGCGCATGGGATGGGGGTAGACGCGGGGCTGATCGATGCTTTGAAGGTCGGTGCGCCACTGGATGATCCCAGACTGCAGCTGCTCAGGGACACCACCCTGGCCCTGGTCCGGGAGCGAGGCCGGCTCAGCGATGCTCAGCTTCAGGCTTTTCTCAGTGCCGGGTTTAGCAAGGCGAATCTGTTGGATATGGTGCTGGCCATCGGCCAGAAAGTGATGAGCAACTACACCAACCACTTGGCCCGCACGCCCCTGGATGAGGCATTTAAACCCTACAGTTAG
- a CDS encoding DEAD/DEAH box helicase: MQFTDLGLSQPLLDAIEDLGYETPSPIQAQAIPAVLEGQDVMAAAQTGTGKTAGFTLPILERLLGGQRVRGNKCRALVLTPTRELAAQVQESVDNYGKNTPLRSTVVFGGVSINPQMKALSRGVDMLVATPGRLLDLYQQNAVRFDQLEVLVLDEADRMLDMGFIRDIKKILALLPAKRQNLLFSATFSDEIRDLAKGLVHNPVEISVTPRNAAAKTVEQVVHPVDKKRKPLALAELIGKGNWQQVLVFTRTKHGANRLTRYLEEFKISAAAIHGNKSQGARTRALADFKSGAIRVLVATDIAARGLDIDQLPQVVNFDLPQVAEDYVHRIGRTGRAGASGHAISLVCQDEHEQLVAIEQLIQRHLDREVLEGHEPHNALADSKPIRPPKKKKPKKPKKPQPMSEGDETRQEGEAKPEAKRAPRRKPQGGRPGGQRPQGGDGAKAAPKPRRRRRKPQGNA, encoded by the coding sequence ATGCAGTTTACCGATCTGGGCCTCTCCCAGCCCCTCCTGGACGCCATTGAAGACCTTGGCTACGAGACTCCTTCTCCCATTCAAGCTCAGGCGATCCCCGCCGTGCTCGAGGGCCAGGATGTGATGGCCGCCGCCCAGACCGGAACCGGTAAGACTGCCGGCTTTACCCTGCCCATTCTGGAACGCCTGCTTGGCGGCCAGAGAGTGCGCGGCAACAAGTGCCGAGCCCTGGTGCTGACCCCCACCCGTGAGCTGGCGGCCCAGGTGCAGGAGAGCGTCGACAATTACGGAAAGAATACCCCTTTGCGCTCCACCGTGGTTTTTGGTGGTGTGTCCATCAATCCCCAGATGAAGGCACTGAGCCGCGGCGTCGATATGCTGGTGGCGACTCCGGGTCGCTTGCTGGACCTCTATCAGCAGAATGCGGTGCGTTTTGATCAGCTGGAGGTGCTGGTTCTGGATGAAGCGGACCGCATGCTGGACATGGGCTTTATCAGAGACATCAAGAAGATTCTGGCCTTGTTGCCCGCCAAGCGCCAGAACCTGCTGTTCTCCGCCACCTTCTCTGATGAGATTCGTGACCTGGCCAAAGGCCTGGTGCACAACCCGGTGGAGATTTCGGTCACCCCACGCAACGCCGCCGCCAAAACCGTGGAGCAGGTGGTGCACCCGGTGGACAAGAAGCGCAAGCCTCTGGCCCTGGCCGAGCTGATTGGCAAGGGCAACTGGCAACAGGTGCTGGTGTTTACCCGCACCAAGCACGGCGCCAATCGCCTGACCCGTTACCTGGAAGAGTTTAAGATCAGCGCCGCGGCCATCCATGGCAACAAGAGCCAGGGAGCGCGCACCCGGGCACTGGCGGACTTCAAATCCGGCGCCATCCGGGTACTGGTGGCCACCGACATCGCCGCTCGCGGCCTGGACATCGATCAGTTGCCTCAGGTGGTGAACTTCGATCTGCCCCAGGTGGCGGAGGATTACGTACACCGCATCGGCCGTACCGGCCGTGCCGGCGCCAGCGGTCATGCCATCTCTCTGGTTTGTCAGGATGAGCATGAGCAACTGGTGGCCATTGAACAGCTGATTCAGCGCCACCTGGACCGGGAAGTGTTGGAGGGGCATGAACCCCACAATGCGCTGGCGGACTCCAAGCCCATCCGTCCGCCCAAGAAGAAAAAGCCCAAGAAACCGAAGAAGCCCCAGCCGATGTCCGAGGGTGACGAAACTCGCCAGGAAGGGGAAGCCAAGCCGGAGGCTAAGCGCGCACCACGTCGCAAGCCCCAGGGTGGTCGTCCAGGTGGTCAACGCCCTCAGGGTGGGGACGGTGCCAAGGCGGCGCCCAAGCCACGCCGTCGTCGTCGCAAGCCGCAGGGTAACGCCTGA
- a CDS encoding LysR family transcriptional regulator yields MKIDDLELFNTVVEYGSQSEAARVLGIPPSKISRRLAIIEQQLNTKLFERSAKGFELTEAGEQVLHSCKRVLSEMEELKLGVGKLQGNPEGAIVVAAPLDFINRVCRPAMKQFHEQFPGLQLKFISYQSRQNPMEVQADLVFFVGHHTPPDCAMVAQKLAVIQRNFVASPGWIAEHPELVHPRQLVHYPCLLSAKGAQPATRWLWSEQGRIHSLDVDGPLDSEINELCISAAVDGLGVAWVAPCMCQEELEAGKLQVLFDGQYGTPITTWGLYSNRHYMPQRVRIVLEFFKEGMKDIV; encoded by the coding sequence ATGAAGATTGATGATCTCGAGTTATTCAATACGGTCGTAGAGTATGGCAGCCAGAGTGAGGCTGCCCGGGTATTGGGCATTCCTCCCTCCAAGATCAGCAGGCGCCTTGCCATCATCGAACAGCAGCTCAATACCAAGCTGTTCGAGCGTTCCGCCAAGGGGTTTGAACTGACCGAAGCCGGAGAACAGGTGTTGCACAGTTGCAAGCGGGTGCTGTCGGAGATGGAGGAGCTCAAGCTCGGAGTGGGCAAATTGCAGGGAAACCCCGAGGGCGCCATCGTGGTGGCTGCCCCCCTGGATTTCATCAATCGTGTCTGCCGTCCGGCGATGAAGCAGTTCCACGAGCAATTTCCTGGCCTGCAGCTGAAGTTCATCTCCTATCAGAGCCGGCAGAACCCTATGGAGGTGCAGGCGGATCTGGTGTTCTTTGTTGGTCACCATACACCGCCGGATTGCGCCATGGTCGCTCAGAAGCTGGCGGTGATTCAGCGAAACTTTGTGGCCAGCCCAGGGTGGATTGCCGAACACCCCGAACTGGTTCACCCAAGACAGCTAGTGCATTATCCTTGCCTGCTCAGTGCCAAAGGGGCGCAACCCGCAACCCGTTGGCTTTGGAGCGAACAGGGCAGGATACACAGCCTTGATGTCGACGGTCCTCTCGACTCAGAGATCAACGAGTTGTGTATCTCCGCCGCCGTCGATGGCCTGGGTGTTGCCTGGGTTGCACCCTGTATGTGCCAGGAAGAATTAGAAGCCGGGAAGCTTCAGGTATTATTTGACGGACAATATGGCACGCCAATCACCACTTGGGGGTTATATTCCAACCGGCACTATATGCCTCAGAGGGTAAGGATTGTCTTGGAGTTTTTTAAAGAGGGTATGAAAGACATCGTTTGA
- a CDS encoding transporter: MDLNMTTQKQIQATTLVLGLVISASSYAATSGSHYPLGGEGVKAASAPPPGIHYRLYNTWYQADTLNDNQGNDSGAKFDLDVYAQVHRFIYVSDYKILGADWAFNVLVPMKDTSISIQPAGIQDSQSFALGDVVLEPFALFWHGERYDAAAALAVIAPTGDYDAHKAASPGLGYWSGMLSLGGTYYLDKQRSWSVSALSRTLVNSEQDETDIEPGEEFILEGGIGKEFNVNHTWLVQPGISYCAYWQLSDDSKDGPGVVANHKKRTLGLGAELNVFYLPWKLQANLRYVNEFEAKNTPKGESLVFTLTKSF, encoded by the coding sequence ATGGATCTTAATATGACTACCCAAAAACAGATTCAAGCAACAACTCTAGTACTCGGGTTGGTTATTTCTGCCTCCTCATACGCCGCAACCTCAGGTTCGCACTACCCTCTCGGGGGAGAGGGAGTCAAAGCCGCCTCGGCGCCGCCTCCGGGCATTCACTACCGCTTATACAACACCTGGTATCAGGCCGATACCCTCAACGACAATCAAGGCAATGACTCAGGTGCTAAGTTCGATCTGGACGTGTACGCCCAGGTTCACCGCTTTATCTATGTCAGTGATTACAAGATTCTCGGTGCGGACTGGGCGTTCAATGTGCTGGTGCCAATGAAAGACACCTCCATCTCCATTCAGCCTGCCGGCATCCAAGACAGTCAATCTTTCGCACTGGGAGACGTGGTGCTGGAGCCCTTTGCCCTGTTTTGGCATGGCGAGCGCTATGATGCGGCCGCCGCTTTGGCGGTTATTGCCCCTACCGGAGACTACGATGCCCATAAGGCGGCCTCACCTGGACTGGGTTACTGGTCAGGCATGCTGAGTCTGGGGGGCACCTATTATCTGGATAAACAACGCTCCTGGTCTGTCAGCGCATTGAGCCGCACCCTAGTTAATTCAGAGCAGGATGAAACCGATATTGAACCTGGCGAAGAGTTTATTCTGGAAGGGGGAATAGGCAAAGAATTCAACGTTAATCATACCTGGCTGGTTCAACCTGGAATTAGTTATTGCGCCTATTGGCAACTGAGTGACGACAGCAAAGATGGACCCGGCGTCGTCGCAAATCATAAAAAACGCACATTGGGCTTGGGGGCCGAACTGAATGTCTTCTATCTGCCTTGGAAGCTTCAGGCCAACTTAAGGTACGTAAACGAGTTTGAAGCCAAAAATACGCCAAAAGGCGAAAGCCTGGTATTCACTCTCACCAAGTCCTTCTAA